A portion of the Vanessa atalanta chromosome 14, ilVanAtal1.2, whole genome shotgun sequence genome contains these proteins:
- the LOC125068621 gene encoding mitochondrial import inner membrane translocase subunit TIM44 → MHTCRQIIYSSARWKCSLPMNLKTSVIPFKPEQCTVLECRNYSARKGFFSSIIENIKEDIAKNKEMKDNIKKFREEAQKLENSEALQAARKKFHAVESEASKSSEVLKETLEGIKGKMEHVLEEASKTDIVKKAGRITEDISKTAKDAAESLADKGQKLGKTSAFKTISQATEVVKNEMAPKGLEGRVYTSPTTLRKRVEVAADERTVAPDTETLGVELHRDSKFYQQWEDFKNNNQYVNKVLDWKIKYEESENPVFKASRFVTDKVSNLFGNLFEKTELSNTLTEICKIDPSFTAQKFLEDCANDIIPNILEAMVRGDLVILKDWCYEGVYNILATPMNQCKQLGYRLDSKILDIENIELVMGKMMDQGPVLVITFQSQQIMCVRDGKNNVIEGDPNKVMRVNYVWVLCRDPQELNPKAAWRLLELSANSVEQLI, encoded by the exons atg CATACTTGTCGACAAATAATATACAGTTCAGCTCGCTGGAAATGTTCTTTACCTATGAACTTGAAAACTTCAGTTATTCCTTTCAAACCAGagcag tgcaCAGTACTCGAATGTCGCAACTATTCAGCACGAAAGGGATTTTTTTCCTCAATAATAGAAAACATCAAGGAGGATATTGCCAAAAATAAGGAAATGaaagataacattaaaaaatttagaGAAGAAGCTCAAAAATTAGAAAATTCAGAGGCTTTGCAGGCTGCAAGGAAAAAGTTCCATGCTGTCGAGTCAGAGGCCTCTAAGAGCTCTGAAGTTTTAAAAGAAACCCTCGAAGGAATCAAGGGTAAAATGGAACATGTTCTAGAAGAAGCGAGTAAGACGGACATTGTTAAAAAAGCTG gaAGAATCACCGAAGATATATCAAAGACAGCCAAGGATGCAGCTGAAAGTTTAGCAGATAAAGGTCAGAAACTTGGTAAAACTTCAGCCTTTAAGACAATATCACag GCTACTGAAGTAGTGAAAAACGAAATGGCACCGAAGGGTCTAGAAGGTCGAGTCTACACATCGCCAACTACTCTACGAAAGCGAGTCGAG GTGGCGGCGGACGAGCGTACGGTGGCGCCGGACACGGAGACTCTGGGTGTGGAGCTCCATAGGGACTCCAAGTTCTACCAGCAGTGGGAGGACTTCAAGAACAACAACCAGTACGTCAACAAG GTTCTcgattggaaaataaaatacgagGAATCAGAAAATCCGGTCTTTAAAGCGTCAAGATTCGTTACGGACAAAGTCAGCAACCTCTTTGGAAACTTGTTTGAGAAGACGGAGCTGTCGAACACGCTCACCGAAATATGCAAAATCGATCCGAGTTTCACGGCACAGAAGTTCCTCGAGGACTGTGCCAATGACATCATACCGAACATTCTCGAAGCCATGGTCAGAGGGGACCTGGTAATCCTGAAGGATTGGTGCTACGAGGGAGTGTACAACATCCTGGCGACCCCCATGAACCAGTGCAAACAGCTAGGATACAGGCTCGATTCAAAGATATTGGACATAGAGAACATAGAATTGGTGATGGGGAAGATGATGGACCAGGGTCCCGTATTGGTGATAACATTCCAGTCGCAGCAGATTATGTGTGTGCGGGACGGCAAGAATAATGTAATAGAAGGAGATCCCAATAAAGTGATGAGGGTCAATTACGTGTGGGTGCTCTGCCGAGATCCCCAGGAGTTGAACCCCAAGGCAGCTTGGAGATTACTCGAGCTGTCAGCAAATAGTGTAGAACAATTGATATAG